The Desulfurococcus sp. genome has a segment encoding these proteins:
- a CDS encoding sugar ABC transporter ATP-binding protein produces MIKNESKVVLEARSIVKKFPGIIALKGVDFDLYEGEVHALVGQNGAGKSTFVKILNGIHRAYSGEIIINGRKVHIRGPLDAKKYGITLVHQEITLLPNMSVAENIYLAKIPFLKYPLTRISKSALEDFSKKYIEILGLNIDPWIKVRDLSIGEQQLIQVARALAENANIICLDEPTSALTPAEVERLFQVIRELKESGKSIILITHHIDEVFRIADRVTVLRDGEKVATLWVEQAKPLDIVKLMLGGEIKGFYIEKEKKEGEIPVLKVENLATKPVKARGVWLRGITFDLRRGEILGVAGLLGAGKTELGKALVGMERIVNGRIFVENKEVFIRSPLDALKYGIYYLPEDRRSEGLVQSMSIRENIVLSSIDKLSRKLGLRLIRDEKHVALEWIKKLNIVAPSPEIRVANLSGGNQQKVVIAKALESKPKILIFDEPTMGIDIGAKVEIRKIIMELANQGLSVILMSSEIDEILALSDRILVLYKGRQVALLPNKGLTRDYLIDLVSGEGQINRDPRSNLDIKIA; encoded by the coding sequence TTGATAAAGAACGAGAGCAAAGTAGTCTTGGAAGCCAGAAGCATAGTTAAGAAATTTCCTGGTATAATAGCTCTCAAAGGAGTTGACTTCGACCTATATGAAGGTGAAGTTCACGCACTTGTAGGCCAGAATGGTGCGGGGAAATCCACTTTTGTTAAAATACTTAATGGTATTCATAGAGCTTATAGTGGAGAAATAATCATTAATGGTAGAAAAGTCCATATAAGAGGGCCTCTCGATGCAAAGAAATACGGTATCACATTAGTGCACCAGGAGATAACATTACTCCCCAATATGTCAGTGGCCGAGAACATATATCTTGCAAAAATTCCGTTTCTCAAATATCCATTGACCCGTATAAGTAAAAGCGCGCTTGAAGACTTCTCGAAGAAATATATTGAGATACTAGGCTTAAACATAGACCCGTGGATTAAGGTTAGAGATCTAAGCATAGGTGAGCAACAGCTGATCCAAGTTGCACGAGCTCTCGCTGAGAATGCAAATATTATATGCCTAGATGAACCGACAAGTGCCCTTACTCCAGCTGAAGTAGAAAGATTATTCCAAGTTATACGTGAATTAAAGGAGTCTGGGAAATCGATAATACTAATAACTCATCACATAGATGAAGTATTTAGAATAGCTGATAGAGTGACAGTACTACGAGATGGAGAAAAAGTAGCAACTCTTTGGGTCGAGCAAGCTAAACCTTTAGATATTGTGAAATTAATGCTAGGGGGAGAAATCAAGGGATTTTACATCGAAAAAGAAAAGAAGGAGGGAGAAATCCCCGTACTGAAAGTTGAGAATCTAGCAACAAAACCAGTCAAGGCGAGAGGAGTATGGTTAAGAGGTATAACATTTGATCTACGGAGAGGCGAGATACTGGGTGTAGCTGGCTTGTTAGGGGCAGGTAAAACAGAGTTAGGTAAAGCTCTCGTAGGCATGGAGAGAATTGTAAACGGTAGAATATTCGTCGAGAATAAGGAAGTTTTTATTAGAAGCCCGCTTGATGCATTAAAATACGGTATTTACTATTTGCCGGAAGATAGACGTAGCGAAGGATTAGTTCAATCCATGTCTATCCGAGAGAATATAGTACTTTCATCAATAGATAAACTATCCAGGAAGCTCGGGCTACGCTTGATACGCGATGAGAAGCATGTAGCCTTAGAGTGGATTAAGAAATTAAACATTGTAGCTCCAAGTCCTGAAATACGTGTAGCAAATCTCAGTGGAGGGAACCAGCAAAAGGTGGTTATCGCTAAAGCGCTTGAATCTAAACCAAAAATACTAATCTTCGATGAACCGACTATGGGTATAGATATTGGAGCAAAAGTAGAAATCAGGAAGATTATCATGGAATTAGCAAATCAAGGTTTATCGGTTATACTTATGTCATCTGAGATCGATGAAATACTAGCACTCTCCGATAGAATCCTCGTGCTATATAAAGGTAGGCAGGTAGCACTACTTCCAAATAAAGGTCTTACCCGCGACTATTTGATAGATCTCGTCAGTGGTGAAGGACAAATTAATAGGGATCCTCGTTCAAACCTAGATATAAAAATTGCATAG
- a CDS encoding 5,10-methylenetetrahydrofolate reductase: protein MEYFFELAAWRRSEVDSIIEEGRGVVSKYTIPEGPGGYPGLFSLATAVYIKYSHGAGSIPHVRLYDINRLALLSIANAVAEYELDGLVLLRGDKPVEGGIVEDIGTEEAISLLKKKGYRFPIGVILSLNFPPEEIKRRIELGADFYYVINYAPWKNEVLKDIAREAWSRNLKVYVFLLLGIGRNRKLFMKLGQPYIEGDRLGDALRSLNDIVDGVILSSPFEPIEGLRLLARHAI from the coding sequence ATGGAGTACTTCTTTGAGCTTGCAGCCTGGAGGAGAAGTGAAGTAGATAGCATTATAGAGGAGGGGAGAGGCGTAGTATCAAAGTACACGATACCTGAGGGGCCGGGCGGCTACCCTGGATTATTCAGTCTCGCGACAGCTGTATACATCAAGTACTCTCATGGAGCTGGAAGCATACCTCACGTTAGACTCTACGATATAAACAGGCTGGCATTACTCTCAATAGCTAATGCTGTAGCAGAATACGAGCTGGATGGACTGGTTCTACTGAGAGGCGATAAGCCGGTTGAAGGCGGGATAGTCGAGGATATTGGGACAGAGGAAGCTATTAGTCTCCTCAAGAAGAAGGGTTACAGGTTTCCGATTGGAGTAATCTTGAGCCTTAACTTCCCTCCTGAGGAGATCAAGAGGAGGATAGAGCTTGGAGCAGACTTCTACTATGTAATAAACTATGCTCCTTGGAAGAACGAGGTGCTTAAGGATATAGCTAGAGAAGCCTGGTCAAGGAACTTGAAGGTATACGTATTCCTCCTCCTGGGGATAGGGAGGAATAGAAAGCTGTTCATGAAGCTTGGTCAACCATACATCGAGGGGGATAGACTAGGGGATGCTCTGCGGTCACTCAATGATATTGTGGATGGTGTAATACTATCCTCGCCATTCGAGCCCATTGAGGGCCTCCGCCTTCTTGCACGCCATGCTATATGA
- a CDS encoding methionine synthase: protein MIRTSHVGSFPLPYTPGNIKRVIEDLASIGIDAPPYPQLRSFIDIYLEPLVGTGALASRNGFYFLRDPARLKDSVEVEPEIPEARVMAEAKARGVYKWLRAPVTGPFTLSSRIYIEDNIEGGLQATLLREKKLLEYITEYVRVNLKYLAGLGYNILFIDEPVLGVLVGRRRILLGYNVEEITSVINSVFEGLPGEHGIHVCGRISPSLLDILAGSREPQVLNFEFHDNPGNIELLDREVLQAGSKILAPGIASSKNPRVEEYTELKNLLLEIGSRVNWRIDLVSADCGFGGLAVEDGSPEKAYAIGLEKLKRIKRIVVEVVEELGV from the coding sequence TTGATTAGGACAAGTCATGTTGGAAGCTTCCCTTTACCCTACACCCCTGGAAACATTAAGAGAGTTATAGAGGACTTAGCGAGTATAGGTATTGATGCGCCACCATACCCTCAGTTAAGGAGTTTTATAGACATATATCTTGAACCACTAGTAGGCACTGGAGCCCTAGCTAGTAGAAACGGCTTCTACTTCCTCAGGGATCCCGCGAGACTGAAGGATTCAGTAGAAGTTGAACCTGAAATACCGGAGGCTAGAGTTATGGCTGAAGCTAAAGCAAGAGGAGTCTATAAGTGGCTGAGAGCTCCTGTCACAGGCCCATTCACGCTATCCTCTAGAATATACATTGAGGATAACATTGAGGGAGGCTTGCAGGCTACACTCCTCAGAGAGAAGAAGCTCTTAGAGTACATTACTGAATACGTTAGAGTTAACTTGAAGTACCTGGCCGGCTTAGGCTACAACATCCTTTTTATAGATGAGCCGGTGCTAGGGGTACTTGTCGGCCGTAGACGTATCCTGCTAGGATACAATGTGGAGGAGATCACAAGTGTAATCAATAGTGTCTTCGAGGGGCTTCCAGGCGAGCATGGAATACATGTCTGCGGGAGGATATCTCCAAGCCTGCTCGATATACTAGCTGGATCCAGGGAACCCCAGGTACTAAACTTCGAGTTCCACGATAACCCTGGGAACATCGAGCTCCTCGATAGAGAAGTGCTTCAAGCAGGCAGTAAGATCCTGGCGCCGGGAATTGCAAGCTCTAAGAATCCACGTGTAGAAGAGTATACTGAGCTCAAGAATCTTCTACTAGAAATTGGTAGTAGAGTCAACTGGAGGATAGATCTAGTTTCAGCTGACTGCGGCTTCGGGGGACTAGCAGTCGAAGACGGTAGCCCGGAGAAAGCTTACGCTATCGGATTAGAGAAGCTTAAGAGAATTAAGAGGATTGTAGTAGAAGTAGTAGAAGAACTAGGAGTATAA
- a CDS encoding dihydroorotase family protein codes for MSLLVRNGLVVSPQGLLRVDVRIDEGVVTRIAPHVDSSGVDEVIDASGMLVLPGVIDEHVHMREPGLEYKDDFTHSSRAAVKGGVTTVIEQPNTIPPVDDPGKLASKARLLESKAHVDFALLGVLHDGNLHLFEDMLAEGAVGFKVYMASTTGDLPPPSDAGLYEILYKSSLTGATIAFHAEDQSLISYFTERVKRTDTATSPSSYIDARPPIAEEYSITKIAVIAKHTGGRPLILHVSSSEALEAILNARSAGVEVYGETCPHYLLFDREDYIRYGSLVKINPPVRGGVHKARLLSAVKKGLIDTVGSDHSPHAPSEKTRDIWSAAAGFPGVQTLLPSMLDLALRNIIPLTRIPLLLSENPARIWGLWPRKGSIAPGFDGDLVIVDPRGETMVSEEWLEYKYKLTPFIGWRFKGRIRYVVLRGSVVYRDGILADKPSGQWLKNPRY; via the coding sequence TTGAGTCTTCTTGTAAGGAATGGGTTGGTTGTATCTCCTCAAGGCCTCCTAAGAGTTGACGTGAGGATAGATGAAGGAGTTGTAACAAGGATAGCCCCTCACGTAGATAGCAGTGGAGTGGATGAAGTAATTGATGCCTCAGGAATGCTAGTTTTACCTGGAGTGATCGACGAGCACGTCCACATGCGGGAGCCAGGCTTAGAGTACAAGGATGACTTCACTCACAGTTCTAGGGCTGCTGTTAAAGGCGGTGTCACCACTGTAATAGAGCAGCCTAACACCATCCCGCCGGTTGACGACCCGGGTAAGCTTGCCAGTAAAGCTAGGCTCCTCGAGTCTAAGGCCCATGTAGACTTCGCTCTCCTAGGGGTCCTCCACGATGGAAACCTCCACTTATTTGAGGATATGCTGGCTGAAGGAGCAGTGGGATTTAAAGTCTATATGGCGTCTACTACAGGGGATCTTCCTCCTCCAAGTGATGCAGGCCTATACGAGATACTCTACAAGTCTAGTTTAACTGGTGCAACTATAGCGTTTCACGCTGAGGATCAATCGTTAATCTCGTACTTTACCGAGAGAGTGAAGAGGACTGATACAGCTACTAGTCCTTCATCATACATTGATGCCAGGCCTCCTATCGCTGAAGAGTACAGTATTACCAAGATCGCTGTGATCGCAAAGCATACTGGAGGGAGACCGTTGATACTACATGTCTCTTCGAGTGAAGCTCTTGAAGCCATATTAAATGCTCGAAGCGCGGGTGTTGAAGTCTACGGGGAGACATGCCCTCACTACCTGCTATTCGATAGAGAGGATTACATTAGATATGGTAGTCTAGTCAAGATCAATCCACCAGTTAGGGGTGGAGTACACAAGGCCAGGCTCCTCAGTGCAGTAAAGAAGGGTCTAATTGATACAGTTGGCTCGGATCACTCTCCTCACGCTCCCTCAGAGAAAACCAGGGATATATGGAGTGCTGCAGCAGGGTTTCCAGGTGTTCAGACGCTACTTCCTTCAATGCTAGATCTCGCTCTACGAAATATTATCCCGTTAACTAGGATACCACTGCTACTCTCTGAAAACCCAGCTAGAATCTGGGGGTTGTGGCCTAGGAAGGGTTCAATAGCCCCGGGCTTCGACGGTGACCTAGTAATAGTGGATCCTCGTGGTGAAACCATGGTTAGCGAGGAGTGGCTTGAATACAAGTATAAGCTGACACCCTTCATAGGTTGGAGGTTCAAGGGGAGAATCAGATACGTAGTGCTCAGGGGTAGCGTGGTGTACAGAGATGGTATTCTAGCGGATAAGCCGAGCGGCCAGTGGCTCAAGAACCCTAGATACTAG
- a CDS encoding substrate-binding domain-containing protein, with amino-acid sequence MSKALSKTIAIAIIALVVIVAIIGIYFYTTQQAKPAKTTIGLFISNLGNPYFVALRDGAQKAIDELKAKGIDIEMKVYDAKDDPQQQITQIETAIGEGISVIVVNPVHAEAIQPALVKAKDAGIPVVTTDRDVVDRTLRIVFIGTDNVKGAEDAANALISALEKSGKPTPWKVVILNGIPGTTAAEDRKKGFHNVLDRYVAQGKVNIVAEEVANFRRDQGLSVMESILASQKVDAVIAANDEMALGAIQAIEGAGLKPGSDIIVVGYDAIPDAVTAVKEGKMYATIAQSPFLQGYWGVYAAYYIKIKDWRPAQDWIPTPVVVVTKSNVDTFESQVKTPQSLPGAPTG; translated from the coding sequence TTGTCTAAAGCTCTATCTAAAACTATAGCCATAGCTATAATAGCACTAGTAGTTATAGTAGCAATAATCGGTATATACTTCTATACTACTCAGCAAGCGAAACCAGCAAAGACTACGATAGGACTCTTCATCAGCAATCTAGGCAACCCGTACTTCGTGGCATTACGTGATGGAGCACAGAAAGCTATAGACGAGCTTAAGGCTAAAGGGATAGATATTGAGATGAAAGTATATGATGCTAAAGACGACCCTCAGCAACAGATTACTCAAATTGAAACAGCTATAGGTGAGGGTATAAGTGTTATAGTAGTTAACCCAGTCCATGCTGAAGCCATCCAGCCGGCACTAGTGAAGGCTAAGGATGCCGGGATACCTGTTGTAACAACCGATAGAGATGTAGTAGACCGTACACTGCGAATAGTATTCATTGGAACGGATAATGTTAAGGGCGCTGAGGATGCTGCAAATGCATTAATAAGTGCGTTAGAGAAGAGTGGTAAACCTACACCTTGGAAGGTAGTTATTCTTAACGGTATCCCAGGGACTACCGCAGCCGAAGATCGTAAGAAAGGCTTCCACAATGTATTAGACCGATACGTTGCGCAAGGTAAAGTAAATATTGTAGCAGAGGAGGTAGCTAACTTCAGAAGAGATCAAGGACTCTCAGTGATGGAGTCTATTCTTGCATCGCAAAAAGTAGATGCCGTCATAGCAGCTAATGATGAAATGGCTCTTGGAGCAATCCAAGCGATCGAGGGTGCTGGCCTAAAGCCAGGCTCGGATATAATTGTAGTTGGATACGATGCCATACCGGATGCTGTGACAGCTGTCAAAGAAGGTAAAATGTATGCTACAATAGCTCAGTCCCCATTCCTACAGGGATACTGGGGTGTATATGCTGCATATTACATTAAAATCAAGGACTGGAGACCGGCGCAAGATTGGATACCGACACCAGTAGTCGTCGTAACTAAGAGTAACGTCGATACATTTGAGTCACAAGTAAAAACCCCACAGTCGTTACCAGGAGCTCCAACCGGATAA
- a CDS encoding TrpB-like pyridoxal phosphate-dependent enzyme, translating to MVVPVRIRAPQDEELVPKQWYNIIPDLPEPPPPPRRSDGSIVEPRDLEALFPKEFVRQETSMDQYIPIPVEVREAYLEAGRPTPLIRARRFEQRLNTPARIYFKYEGVLPTGSHKINTAIAQAYMASKEGVERLTTETGAGQWGSALSIAGAIFGVKVRVYMVKASYEQKPYRRILMHVYGAEVISSPSMYTRTGRTILEMDPGNPGSLGIAISEAIEDALTHPGTKYSLGSVLNTVLLHQTVIGQEAMKQLELIGEEPPTHLVGCVGGGSNFAGFTYPFIREKLKGKLDAEVVAVEPKAIPSMTRGKYTYDYGDSAGLTPLLKMHTVGHKFTPPPIHAGGLRYHGVAPSLSILVNHGIVKPVAYTQREVFEAAQLFAQTEGFLPAPETAHAVKAVLDLALEAKKKNEKAIIVFNFSGHGLLDLQGYNDFLTGHLVDVEPEEFDLSYIPRIEE from the coding sequence ATGGTAGTCCCTGTAAGGATACGAGCTCCTCAAGACGAGGAATTAGTTCCAAAGCAGTGGTATAATATTATCCCGGATCTACCTGAACCTCCTCCACCCCCTAGGAGGTCTGATGGCTCTATAGTTGAACCCAGGGATCTCGAAGCATTATTCCCTAAGGAGTTCGTGAGACAGGAAACCAGCATGGATCAATACATCCCGATACCCGTGGAGGTTAGAGAAGCATACCTGGAGGCTGGACGCCCTACACCCCTTATTAGAGCTAGGAGATTCGAGCAGCGTCTTAATACTCCAGCGAGAATATACTTTAAGTATGAAGGTGTCCTCCCGACAGGATCCCATAAGATTAACACAGCTATAGCTCAAGCATACATGGCTTCAAAGGAGGGGGTTGAAAGACTTACCACAGAGACAGGGGCAGGCCAGTGGGGTAGCGCTCTATCTATTGCTGGAGCCATCTTCGGGGTTAAAGTAAGAGTCTACATGGTTAAAGCAAGCTACGAGCAGAAGCCCTACAGGAGGATACTAATGCACGTGTATGGTGCTGAAGTAATATCGAGTCCAAGCATGTATACCAGGACTGGGAGAACTATACTTGAAATGGATCCAGGGAACCCGGGGAGCCTCGGTATAGCGATCAGCGAGGCAATCGAGGATGCATTAACCCATCCAGGCACAAAGTACTCGCTCGGCTCAGTACTGAATACTGTACTCCTCCACCAGACGGTAATAGGCCAAGAAGCCATGAAACAGTTAGAGCTCATAGGAGAAGAGCCTCCAACACACCTGGTAGGCTGTGTAGGAGGTGGCAGTAACTTCGCTGGCTTCACCTACCCGTTCATAAGAGAGAAGCTGAAGGGAAAGCTGGACGCCGAGGTCGTAGCAGTGGAACCAAAAGCTATTCCATCAATGACTAGAGGTAAGTACACCTACGACTACGGTGACAGCGCCGGGCTCACGCCACTACTGAAAATGCATACTGTGGGACACAAGTTCACTCCTCCCCCAATACATGCCGGTGGACTACGCTATCACGGTGTAGCCCCAAGCTTAAGCATACTGGTAAACCATGGTATCGTGAAGCCAGTAGCATACACTCAGAGAGAAGTCTTCGAGGCGGCACAGCTCTTCGCTCAAACCGAGGGATTCCTACCAGCCCCTGAAACAGCTCATGCAGTAAAAGCAGTACTAGATCTAGCATTGGAAGCGAAAAAGAAGAATGAAAAAGCAATCATAGTATTCAACTTCAGTGGACACGGGCTACTAGACCTCCAAGGATACAATGACTTCCTAACAGGACACCTAGTAGACGTCGAGCCCGAGGAATTCGACTTATCATACATACCGAGAATAGAGGAATAA
- a CDS encoding ribose-phosphate diphosphokinase: protein MKSTVILGGTSGYHLAYKVSRILGVELGDIEVKAFPDGETYIRVIPDVRDKTVVYINSLQYNPNERIIETLYTLDTLRDLGASRVIAVIPYLAYARQDERFNPGEAVSIRILAKLFKSIQVDAIYTIDTHLHRISDPTELFGARFYNLTGVRELARYVREKQSLENTVIVGPDEEAEQWAKIMAEELGGVEYGVLEKKRLSPTEVVIEAKGINVRDKNVIIVDDIISTGGTIVEAVKSLRKLGARDITVTCVHPLLVGTAYQKLLQLDLKDLACTDTVLNPVSKVTVAPVIASEVKNKFFN from the coding sequence TTGAAGAGCACTGTTATTCTCGGAGGCACTAGTGGATACCATTTAGCGTACAAGGTCTCCAGAATTCTCGGTGTTGAGCTCGGTGATATCGAAGTAAAAGCTTTTCCAGACGGCGAGACGTATATCAGAGTCATCCCGGATGTCAGGGATAAAACTGTTGTCTACATTAACTCGCTTCAATACAATCCTAACGAGAGGATTATTGAGACACTATATACTCTTGACACTCTCAGAGATCTAGGTGCATCTAGAGTTATAGCTGTCATACCATACCTAGCCTACGCTAGGCAGGATGAAAGATTTAATCCAGGTGAAGCTGTAAGCATACGTATTCTAGCAAAGCTCTTCAAGTCTATTCAAGTCGACGCCATCTACACGATCGATACACACTTGCATAGAATAAGCGATCCCACAGAGCTCTTCGGAGCCCGATTCTACAACCTTACAGGTGTACGCGAGCTGGCAAGATACGTTAGAGAAAAACAATCTCTCGAGAACACTGTGATCGTGGGTCCAGACGAGGAAGCCGAGCAGTGGGCGAAGATAATGGCTGAGGAGCTAGGGGGAGTAGAGTATGGTGTGCTAGAGAAGAAGAGGCTCAGCCCTACAGAAGTAGTCATTGAAGCTAAAGGCATTAATGTAAGAGACAAGAACGTCATCATAGTAGATGACATAATTAGCACAGGTGGAACAATAGTAGAAGCTGTTAAATCCCTGAGAAAGCTTGGAGCCAGAGACATAACTGTTACATGTGTTCACCCACTACTCGTCGGCACAGCATACCAGAAGCTACTGCAACTCGATTTAAAAGACCTCGCATGCACAGACACCGTATTAAACCCTGTTAGCAAAGTGACAGTTGCACCAGTAATAGCAAGCGAAGTTAAAAATAAGTTTTTTAACTAA
- the rbsK gene encoding ribokinase, protein MKASIVVIGSIHMDFYIDLPKLPTPGETVLGFNFTMKPGGKGANQAVATARLGAHTYMVGRVGNDLFAEKLLENLRRNNVNTDYISLDQSTHTGLAFIFLDRRTGENMIAVAPGADYHVSKEDIDKATAIIAKTDIVLLQLEIPLETVLYAAKKASELNRLVILNPAPAMKLPVEIYKYVNVITPNRIEAEMLTGIKVEKIEDAAKAGRMLVERGVEYAVITMGKDGVVVVSRDLTEHIPAFKVEVVDTTGAGDAFNGALAVFMAEGYDILEACKRANAAASLKITKLGAQEGLPSRDELEDFLKKMEVAHN, encoded by the coding sequence TTGAAGGCTTCTATCGTTGTTATTGGTAGTATTCATATGGATTTTTACATAGATTTACCTAAATTACCGACACCAGGTGAAACAGTTCTCGGTTTCAATTTCACTATGAAGCCTGGGGGCAAGGGAGCGAATCAGGCTGTTGCAACAGCACGTTTAGGAGCACACACATACATGGTTGGCAGAGTCGGAAATGATCTCTTCGCTGAAAAACTTTTGGAAAACCTAAGGAGAAATAATGTTAATACAGATTACATCTCCCTAGATCAGTCAACCCATACAGGTCTCGCATTCATCTTTCTGGATAGACGGACAGGCGAGAACATGATTGCTGTTGCACCTGGAGCTGATTACCATGTATCAAAAGAGGACATCGATAAAGCTACTGCTATTATAGCGAAGACGGATATCGTTCTTCTCCAGCTGGAGATACCATTAGAGACAGTACTATATGCTGCTAAGAAGGCTTCAGAGCTAAATAGACTTGTTATACTTAATCCAGCACCAGCAATGAAACTCCCGGTAGAAATCTACAAATATGTGAATGTAATTACACCTAACAGAATTGAAGCCGAGATGCTCACAGGAATTAAAGTTGAAAAAATTGAAGACGCAGCTAAAGCTGGAAGGATGCTAGTTGAAAGAGGAGTTGAATACGCTGTTATAACTATGGGTAAGGATGGAGTAGTTGTGGTATCAAGGGATCTCACTGAACATATACCCGCATTTAAGGTAGAAGTAGTTGACACGACGGGAGCAGGAGACGCATTCAATGGTGCTTTAGCAGTCTTCATGGCAGAAGGATATGATATCTTAGAAGCTTGTAAGAGAGCTAATGCGGCAGCATCACTCAAGATTACAAAGCTAGGTGCGCAGGAAGGCTTACCTTCAAGAGACGAACTGGAGGACTTCCTTAAGAAGATGGAGGTGGCGCATAATTGA
- the rbsD gene encoding D-ribose pyranase, translating into MKKTGILNPILLQEIASLGHMDVFIIADAGLPIPKGITRVDLALKPGIPRFLDVLKAILEEVVVEKAVLAREIVERSPGMYREVIKLLEELQGLNLSRGIVFVEHEIFKKEYVGRAKFVVRTGEFTPYSNIALISGVPF; encoded by the coding sequence TTGAAGAAAACTGGTATCCTGAACCCTATATTACTACAAGAAATAGCTAGTCTAGGACATATGGATGTATTTATTATAGCGGATGCAGGACTACCTATACCCAAGGGTATTACCCGCGTAGACCTGGCACTTAAACCTGGTATACCCAGATTCCTAGACGTGCTTAAGGCTATTCTCGAGGAAGTAGTGGTTGAGAAGGCAGTATTAGCCCGTGAAATAGTTGAGCGCTCACCGGGAATGTATAGGGAGGTGATTAAACTCCTTGAGGAATTGCAAGGCCTAAATCTCAGTAGAGGAATAGTTTTTGTAGAACATGAAATATTCAAAAAGGAATATGTTGGTAGAGCTAAATTTGTAGTGAGAACAGGAGAGTTCACACCATACTCGAATATAGCTTTGATATCAGGGGTTCCATTTTAG
- a CDS encoding ABC transporter permease — MGRSRISISSLWRKISTYEEVKPLIALISLYITSAILSIHFLSPYNQRILLLQTAPLAMLALGESMVIIMGSIDLSPGSTMALSGTVAALIYVNYQQPLEIAFLAGLAVGALVGLINGILVTKAKIPSFVATLAALVAGRGVVLILSGGQPIVGLSSFNILTRDIAGISVMVWIFVMFTLVNVLLLRRTSLGLKIYAIGGNEDAARYSGINADLVKLVVFTLAGVYYAIAGLMMNARLEVAYPWTGWGYELDAIASSVLGGIQLTGGVGSPLGPTLGAYMLTLITNILILLGVNPYIQWVVKGAVLAVAATALTRGLRYVK, encoded by the coding sequence ATGGGGCGCTCGCGAATATCTATATCAAGCCTCTGGAGAAAAATCAGCACATACGAGGAAGTTAAACCTTTAATCGCTTTAATAAGCCTATATATTACATCAGCAATACTTTCTATCCACTTCCTATCTCCATACAACCAGAGGATATTACTGTTGCAGACAGCACCACTAGCTATGTTAGCACTGGGAGAATCCATGGTAATAATAATGGGAAGTATAGACTTGTCACCTGGTTCAACTATGGCGTTATCTGGGACTGTTGCAGCATTAATATATGTCAATTATCAGCAGCCCCTTGAGATAGCTTTTCTCGCAGGCTTAGCAGTTGGTGCTCTAGTAGGTTTAATCAATGGAATACTAGTTACGAAAGCCAAGATTCCATCATTTGTGGCTACACTAGCTGCATTAGTAGCAGGTAGAGGAGTGGTGCTTATTCTCTCAGGTGGGCAACCAATAGTGGGATTATCAAGCTTTAATATTCTCACCCGCGATATCGCCGGGATTTCTGTTATGGTATGGATATTCGTGATGTTCACATTAGTAAACGTCCTGTTGTTGAGGAGAACATCGCTGGGTCTAAAAATCTACGCTATAGGTGGGAATGAAGATGCCGCTAGATACTCTGGGATAAATGCTGACCTAGTTAAACTAGTAGTATTTACTTTAGCTGGAGTTTACTATGCTATTGCAGGCTTAATGATGAATGCGAGGCTTGAGGTAGCATATCCGTGGACTGGCTGGGGATATGAGCTAGATGCTATTGCTTCATCAGTCTTAGGAGGAATACAGTTAACCGGAGGAGTAGGTTCACCTCTCGGGCCAACCCTAGGCGCGTATATGTTGACTTTAATTACCAATATATTAATACTTCTAGGTGTTAATCCATACATTCAATGGGTTGTTAAAGGAGCAGTATTAGCTGTAGCAGCAACAGCCCTTACGAGAGGCCTCAGATACGTTAAATAA